The DNA window ATCTAAAACTTTGGCGatgcactgctgccatctagtggccaaaatctaaattgctcctgcaatggaataatacattatggtatTATCTTTtactagatctaatgtgttatattctcctacgttaatttcacatttccacaaacttcaaagggtttcctttcaaatggtatcgaGAAAATGCATAtacttgcttcaggtcctgagctacaggcagacagattgtcattttaggcaaaaagaAAAGGGTCAGATTCTTTAAAATGACACGTAGCCTACTTGAAATGATGTGCACGTCTTacattcaccttttcatgtttattcaaatactATTCATTAAAATCGTATGGTTAAgtttcaatacttcaaaaccaaatggCAGGTCCAGGaagtcacaaaaatagatgggtgttggttcaATTGTTATTTTAATGATTAGAGTGAATTTGGAGTATAATGTTTTCCCCCCTGTGAGTGCAGAGCGGTTTTTAGCAGAGAGAGCGCTCCATGAGCAATGAGCTGGATTTCAAACCACTCAATTCTGCTCACCTactctgatccaggtcccactGAGACAAAATGACTGGTTGTAAAACAAGTAAATTATATCAGGATTTACCTTTTGCTGCACAAAGTCATAGGGGTAGTACTTTAATATGGGGGaaaagaaacagagaaacagtcaTTAAACTACTGCAGTATAGATAAAATACATTCAATGTGATCTGTGCTTGAGTAAGATATTAAATGGATGGGTTCTCTTacaaaatacatacagtataacaaCACTCATTTCCTGCTATGCAACTTGGAATGTACCATAACTTTACCCATTTAAAGTCATAAGTCACCTGAACTTAAATAGTGCCTATCAAATTTAATATAGCTGTAATTGAAGAGAGATTTCTTCACATACTACAACACCTATAATTCTGATGAGGGATAAGTAACTCAACTTGCGACAACACTTACAATTTCTACACTCTTTCTTCCTGGGGCCTTAGGTAGGGAATATTTGATGAAGGCTTGAGAGGGATAGGACTGCTGAAAGAAAAGAAAGGGGAAAGTTAAAAGGTGGAGGATGGTTGATATATTTTTTGGTTGATATATTAAAGAAAGTGAAGTAGTGGTATTTTAGTGGTATTTACTGGTCCATTGATCTGGCCACCAGTAGACCATCCAGGGAATCTCTGTGGAAACACCTGTAACATAAAGTAAAAATGAACAAAACAGTTAcacattacaaataaataaaattaatatGCTATGTAATTAAGACAAAACTCCAGTGTAACTGCTGAAGTTCAAGATGATTACTCATCACAGTCTGAATTAAATAGGCAAGTGATAAGTCAAGAGAAAGTAAATAATGAAGTAAGTAATAATGAAGTAAGTAATAACTTAAAGTAGGTCATTAAGGCACTAAAGAGACAATTCTTTGATCATATCATTTTAGAGAGGTCTAATAGAGGTCTCATAGTGAAGATGATGTAAGAGCGTACTATTTCCATGCTGACAGGGCCATTGAGTCCAGGCTGAGGGTAAGGATGGCCTGCTGGGTAGAGGCCTTCATTCACCTGGAGATTAAACACTTGGGTCAAAGGTCAAACAAACAAAAGTGTCCTCAGAAATTCATTTCAGTACTTCATCTTCTCATGTTATGTATTGGTTCATACTATGTTGAACCACACCTAAGAAAGAAGGTGACCAACAGAATGCAGTAGAATATTACAATATACATTTGTTCTTACTTGTGTGGGTGGTCCTGATTGCCTTGGATCCCCATAGTGGGGCATGTAATTGAAGTAATGTTGACGCTGTGAATATTGAACAAATACTAAACAATCACAATTTTGACAAAGCCATAGTCAATTTAAAGAAATGACAGACTGTTGACAGACACTCAGTGGAAAATGAGCGTGAATAATGTGCTCTGAACTCTTAACACCCAACTAAGTTCTTTTAAGTCCAGATTCTGGAAATAGATCATGATACGCTTGGAAAGTGAAGACGTCATAGAATATCAAAAGGTAACTAATAGGCTAAGTGAACTGTTTTACCCCACAGTTAGTCAAGACGATTAGCTAGCCAGTTCAAAGTGTTAACAGTTAGTCAATAACCTGTCTCCGAAAATGAAGAGGGAGTCTCCTGTTGTGTTTAAATTTTTTTCCATTGTAACGCGCACCCTTGCGTGTCCACTTTCTATGCGTTTTCAAATTCCTACTCTTGAGAAATACAGTAGTAAAGTTTTCCTTGCCCATTTTTTCAAACTTACTGGAGCAGCAGATATTGAGCTGGCCAAACAAAGGCACATAATAGTGATCTTCATTTTCAAAGTAGAACCTTGCACATGAAAGAGAGGTATAATGTTAAGTTAACACCCTCCAGTGTCAAAAAGTAGTCAACTCTATTACACAATACACATTTTAACACTGACCACCAGTGTTGAATGACTGCAACAATAACCAGTGTTGGTCTGTGTTCATTTTTAACATATTGCTTACAGAAATTCTGTGAAAGTCTTAAAAGCATAACACTTATAAAAGTCTAACAATAACTCTGTGTAGTGTGGGACACTATAGAGTCACTTTGTTGTTTAATTTAACTCTATTAAAGTTAACACTTGCAATTTTGTGAGACTCCTTAGGCACCCAAAGCATTCTGTAAATGCATAAGAATAAAGAATCCCATACCATTACTTTGTACAACATCCAGATAAAATTCATTCTAAATAGACAAGTTCTAGCCACATTACCTTTGGTGATACCAGTATAGATGAGGAATATGGAGGGTCATACAGTGCAGAGATCTATCTCTGCTTTTAAACCGTTTCAGTTGAGATTTCAGCCAACCAACATTGACCTGCTGTGACACTACATAGCGAATGAGAATGTGGCTGTCTAGTCGTGAGCTTTGGTAAATGACAGTGGTCAGATATAGTATAGTAATCATAATAGCAGAGAATGGACAATTACACTGTCTGCAATAGTGCACACTTCAGCTCATTTACTTGAAAGCACATCATATCTTATCGCAAACAGAGAATATTATTTGGTACGTTTGAATTCAATCCAAATGCTGTCAGTGAATTTGATGTGTCTAATTATATTGTATGATGATATTGCTATATCCAATGATATTGTATGATGATATTGCTTTATCCAATGATATTGTATGATATTGTATAGTCTTTTTAAGTGTAATCTGCTTTGTTGCTGTAATCTTTGACCTTCTTTCAAAGCGTCAACTGTAGTGTTTTAATACTTTGAGTGTGTATGTAACAAGCTTTTTCATTTCCCTGTGTGAAAGTATAGTAAACAAACCATATTCAACAGCAATGAATCAAAGATTTTCTGAAACAACAACACAATGCATCATCAAGTGTACTGTAAATTGATAATGTTTATTAC is part of the Oncorhynchus clarkii lewisi isolate Uvic-CL-2024 chromosome 10, UVic_Ocla_1.0, whole genome shotgun sequence genome and encodes:
- the LOC139419652 gene encoding uncharacterized protein, translating into MKITIMCLCLASSISAAPRQHYFNYMPHYGDPRQSGPPTQVNEGLYPAGHPYPQPGLNGPVSMEIVFPQRFPGWSTGGQINGPQSYPSQAFIKYSLPKAPGRKSVEIYYPYDFVQQKMMPNIPQMPQIPNLFQYEYQPQTVPQQRPNIPFPPYNSQLPHSQDPLQPAEQEQPMQTGQVPHVQP